The Candidatus Zymogenus saltonus genome has a window encoding:
- a CDS encoding PTS sugar transporter subunit IIA: protein MKLLDILDQDHIKADITSKGKREVLEELSEIVSAREGLNLKELVKVLEEREKLGSTGIGNGIAIPHGKLKGLKKLVASFGRSVKGVDFDSIDGKPTHLFFLLIAPENTAGIHLKALARISRLLKDKKFRDDLLRAKTPEEIFKIIKEEDDKF, encoded by the coding sequence ATGAAGCTTTTGGATATTTTAGATCAGGATCATATTAAAGCCGACATTACATCAAAGGGTAAAAGAGAGGTTTTAGAGGAGCTTTCGGAGATCGTTTCTGCTCGGGAAGGCCTCAATTTGAAGGAGCTTGTAAAAGTTCTGGAAGAACGCGAGAAGCTGGGGAGCACGGGTATCGGCAACGGAATAGCCATTCCCCACGGCAAGCTCAAGGGTTTGAAGAAACTGGTAGCCTCGTTCGGAAGATCGGTAAAAGGTGTGGACTTCGATTCGATCGACGGCAAACCCACTCACCTCTTTTTCCTGCTTATCGCCCCGGAGAATACCGCTGGGATACACCTAAAGGCACTGGCGAGGATATCGAGGCTATTAAAGGACAAGAAATTCAGAGACGATCTCTTGCGTGCCAAGACGCCGGAGGAAATCTTTAAGATAATAAAAGAGGAAGACGATAAGTTTTAG